A region from the Salicibibacter cibarius genome encodes:
- a CDS encoding DUF1540 domain-containing protein, with translation MAQDVLCEVENCVHWGEGNICQADRIYVVTRADDITTEQADTDCKTFSPVEH, from the coding sequence ATGGCACAGGATGTTTTGTGTGAAGTGGAAAACTGTGTGCACTGGGGAGAAGGAAACATTTGCCAGGCGGATCGGATCTACGTTGTGACGAGAGCAGATGATATAACGACGGAGCAAGCCGATACGGATTGCAAAACATTTAGCCCTGTAGAGCACTAA
- the thiL gene encoding thiamine-phosphate kinase, producing MHEFDLIRQIDSFTTAHEDVKVGIGDDAAVTSSSAHKDMISCVDTICEGVHFKRSTLHLSDIGYKALAVNLSDIAAMGGTPRYYLVSLSISEDWKQEEILEIYRGMNDLANRYDVLLIGGDTVSAQNGLVISVTVLGEIEKNCSLLRSAACEGDIVFASGTLGDSRGGLELLLSQGLTGEEHALVGVHQRPEPQLTLGQLLKESGFRIALNDISDGLSSEIWELAEASNVCICLEEKNIPVSEDAIKLFGKQTAYEYALTGGEDFQLVGTVAKAHWPTIQSTAQEKGIRLSAIGSVEQEGASQVLMQKNGERTRIKRAGYRHE from the coding sequence ATGCATGAGTTCGATCTTATTCGACAAATTGACTCGTTCACGACAGCCCATGAGGACGTTAAAGTTGGCATTGGTGATGATGCGGCTGTTACTTCTTCCAGTGCTCATAAAGACATGATTAGCTGTGTGGACACAATATGTGAGGGCGTCCATTTTAAACGTTCCACGTTACATTTGTCCGATATCGGTTATAAAGCACTCGCCGTCAATCTCAGCGATATCGCGGCGATGGGTGGGACGCCCCGCTATTATCTCGTTTCCTTGAGCATATCGGAGGATTGGAAGCAAGAAGAGATCCTCGAAATTTATAGAGGAATGAATGACTTGGCCAATCGATACGACGTTCTTTTAATCGGAGGCGATACTGTATCTGCGCAGAATGGTTTGGTGATTTCTGTCACTGTTTTAGGAGAAATCGAAAAAAATTGTTCGCTTCTCAGAAGCGCAGCCTGTGAAGGGGATATCGTGTTTGCTTCCGGCACGTTGGGCGATTCACGTGGAGGATTGGAACTTCTTTTATCGCAGGGGTTAACGGGAGAAGAACATGCGCTTGTTGGTGTTCATCAGCGTCCCGAGCCGCAACTAACCCTTGGACAATTGTTAAAAGAAAGCGGTTTTCGTATCGCGCTCAATGATATTAGTGACGGATTATCTTCGGAAATTTGGGAGTTGGCGGAAGCGAGCAACGTATGCATTTGTTTGGAAGAAAAAAACATCCCCGTCAGTGAAGACGCAATAAAGCTTTTCGGGAAACAGACGGCTTATGAATACGCGCTGACCGGGGGCGAAGACTTTCAACTTGTCGGAACGGTAGCCAAAGCCCATTGGCCGACGATACAATCAACCGCACAAGAAAAAGGGATTCGCCTTTCAGCAATCGGCTCGGTAGAACAAGAGGGGGCATCACAAGTACTCATGCAAAAAAACGGAGAGAGAACACGAATAAAAAGGGCCGGTTATCGCCATGAATGA
- the tsaE gene encoding tRNA (adenosine(37)-N6)-threonylcarbamoyltransferase complex ATPase subunit type 1 TsaE, whose protein sequence is MSQFQFVSHSTEETMRIAERLGQEAEAGDLFALDGDLGAGKTHFSKGLAKGLGVEAMVNSPTFTILKVYNGRLPFYHIDAYRLDENEEEELGLEEYMEGSGVTVVEWASNLRTQLPGRRVNITFKRVDEQERELIVCTDHVRFERIFKEFMDQ, encoded by the coding sequence ATGTCTCAATTTCAATTTGTAAGCCATTCTACAGAAGAGACAATGAGGATTGCGGAGCGTCTCGGCCAAGAAGCAGAGGCAGGTGATCTTTTCGCGTTGGATGGCGATCTCGGTGCAGGGAAAACCCATTTCAGCAAAGGACTTGCCAAAGGACTCGGCGTCGAAGCAATGGTGAACAGCCCAACGTTTACGATTTTAAAAGTATATAACGGTCGCCTCCCTTTTTATCATATCGATGCCTATCGCCTTGATGAAAATGAGGAGGAAGAACTTGGGTTGGAGGAGTATATGGAAGGTAGCGGTGTAACGGTTGTTGAATGGGCGAGCAATCTCCGGACACAATTGCCGGGCCGACGGGTCAATATTACTTTCAAACGCGTGGACGAGCAAGAGCGAGAATTGATTGTTTGCACCGATCATGTGCGTTTTGAACGCATCTTCAAGGAGTTTATGGATCAATGA
- the tsaB gene encoding tRNA (adenosine(37)-N6)-threonylcarbamoyltransferase complex dimerization subunit type 1 TsaB: MILAMDTSTYVLGVALGDSSTIRAEWTTHEKKNHSLRLMPGIDHVMKTVNASPSDLEGIAVTTGPGSYTGVRIGVATAKGMASALRLPMYDVSSLEALAGNRRFAFGLVCPFIDARRGQVYAAVYEADDGHLKTAYEERLWLMDDLLKILASTSLPVYFLSLDVAGHRENIERVLGSRAHVGEGMDGRIKPGEILRIASESVPVTDVHAVVPRYLQLAEAEKNWRMAQGYHE, translated from the coding sequence ATGATACTAGCCATGGATACTTCAACCTATGTTTTAGGGGTTGCATTGGGGGATTCATCGACCATTCGTGCGGAGTGGACGACACATGAAAAGAAAAATCATTCCTTACGGTTAATGCCGGGGATCGACCATGTGATGAAAACGGTCAATGCCAGCCCTTCCGATTTGGAGGGCATAGCGGTAACGACCGGACCAGGCTCTTACACCGGGGTTCGTATTGGCGTGGCCACAGCAAAAGGGATGGCGAGTGCGCTCCGTCTTCCGATGTACGACGTTTCATCGTTGGAAGCCCTTGCGGGCAATCGGCGTTTTGCTTTTGGCCTTGTCTGTCCTTTTATCGATGCGAGGAGGGGGCAGGTGTATGCCGCCGTGTACGAAGCTGACGACGGACACCTGAAAACCGCGTATGAAGAGCGTTTGTGGTTAATGGATGACTTGTTAAAAATATTGGCTTCGACGTCTTTGCCGGTTTATTTTTTAAGTTTGGATGTTGCCGGGCATCGTGAAAACATTGAGCGAGTGTTGGGCTCTAGAGCACATGTGGGCGAAGGGATGGATGGCAGGATAAAGCCGGGGGAGATTCTGCGAATTGCCTCGGAATCCGTGCCTGTGACGGATGTTCATGCTGTCGTCCCCCGTTACTTACAGCTTGCGGAAGCGGAGAAAAATTGGCGAATGGCGCAAGGCTATCATGAGTGA
- the rimI gene encoding ribosomal protein S18-alanine N-acetyltransferase, whose amino-acid sequence MSERYTIRPMMLDDIEDVLVVERDAFQMPWIRQAFMNELMKNPFAYYLVAANQEQIVGYCGIWIALYEAHITNIAVLSSHRHQGVGRLLLQGMIRRALELEAISMTLEVRESNTDAQSFYKTFGFKKSGVKKGYYTDNCEDAWIMRLAFS is encoded by the coding sequence ATGAGTGAGCGGTATACCATTCGCCCCATGATGCTGGATGACATCGAAGATGTGTTAGTCGTGGAAAGGGATGCGTTTCAAATGCCCTGGATTCGGCAGGCATTTATGAATGAATTGATGAAAAATCCGTTTGCCTACTATTTGGTTGCGGCGAATCAAGAACAAATTGTTGGTTATTGTGGCATTTGGATCGCGCTGTATGAGGCCCATATTACGAATATCGCTGTTTTGTCTTCCCATAGACATCAAGGCGTCGGGCGATTGCTGTTACAGGGGATGATCCGACGAGCGCTTGAATTAGAGGCTATATCGATGACGCTGGAGGTTCGGGAAAGCAATACGGATGCGCAGAGCTTTTATAAGACATTTGGTTTTAAAAAAAGCGGAGTGAAAAAGGGGTATTATACGGATAATTGCGAAGATGCTTGGATCATGCGCCTGGCTTTTTCGTAG
- the tsaD gene encoding tRNA (adenosine(37)-N6)-threonylcarbamoyltransferase complex transferase subunit TsaD, whose product MNDNPRILAIETSCDETAAAVVEGGKNIISNVVASQMDIHRRFGGVVPEVASRHHVENMTAVIEEALVSADMDYKDLDAIAVTEGPGLVGALLVGVNTAKALAYAHNLPLLPVHHIAGHIHAAELVGNMAYPAMALVVSGGHTSLIYLPEEGKYETIGETRDDAVGEAYDKVARTLELPYPGGPEIDRLAAEGEVSIDFPRAWLENGSYDFSFSGLKSAVLNAVHNAEQRGEKLVPENVAASFQASVVDVLVERAERAASEYEVKQLIVTGGVAANRALREAMRHSFPSDGEVELIIPPLSLCTDNAAMIGAAANIAWKKGERAGYDLNGEPGLALG is encoded by the coding sequence ATGAATGACAATCCTCGAATATTAGCCATCGAAACAAGTTGTGATGAAACAGCGGCAGCGGTTGTCGAGGGCGGAAAAAACATAATCTCTAACGTGGTCGCGTCGCAAATGGACATCCACCGACGGTTCGGAGGTGTCGTCCCGGAAGTAGCGTCCCGGCATCATGTGGAAAATATGACGGCTGTCATTGAAGAGGCGCTTGTCTCCGCGGATATGGATTATAAAGATTTGGACGCGATTGCGGTTACTGAGGGGCCCGGGTTGGTAGGGGCGTTGCTCGTGGGCGTGAATACGGCGAAAGCGCTCGCGTATGCCCATAATCTGCCGTTGCTGCCGGTCCATCATATTGCCGGTCATATACATGCGGCTGAACTTGTTGGAAACATGGCATACCCGGCTATGGCGCTCGTTGTGTCCGGCGGCCATACGTCTCTCATTTATCTCCCGGAAGAAGGGAAATATGAAACGATTGGCGAAACGAGAGACGATGCTGTCGGGGAAGCCTATGATAAAGTGGCGCGAACATTAGAGCTTCCCTATCCCGGCGGTCCGGAAATCGACCGTTTAGCGGCTGAAGGAGAGGTATCCATTGATTTCCCCCGGGCATGGTTGGAAAATGGCTCTTATGATTTCAGCTTCAGCGGATTAAAATCAGCGGTGTTGAATGCGGTGCATAATGCCGAGCAGCGGGGAGAAAAGCTCGTCCCGGAAAACGTTGCCGCGAGTTTTCAGGCAAGCGTTGTGGACGTACTCGTGGAACGGGCAGAGCGGGCAGCCTCGGAATATGAGGTGAAGCAACTGATCGTTACAGGTGGCGTCGCCGCGAATCGCGCGCTCAGGGAAGCGATGAGACACTCTTTCCCGAGCGACGGGGAGGTTGAGCTGATCATTCCCCCTCTTTCGTTATGCACGGATAATGCAGCGATGATCGGGGCTGCCGCAAATATCGCCTGGAAAAAAGGGGAGCGGGCAGGCTATGATTTGAACGGAGAGCCGGGGTTGGCGCTCGGATAG
- a CDS encoding ATP-binding cassette domain-containing protein, with protein MNILQCDRVTKSFGAETILQDIKMEIKSGDRVALVGRNGSGKTTLLNIITGDAPYDSGSVLMPKSQTMGFLAQDTGLESTRTIWEEMLTVFASLRSVENELRDLEAKMADPSVYDDPPSYEAVLKEYDEKQEYFRSSGGYHYEADIRSILSGLNFDRLSYDLPIASLSGGQKTRLALGKLLLTKPDLLVLDEPTNHLDIETLTWLENYLNSYEGAILIVSHDRYFLDRVVTKVYELAHTRTKLYHGNYSAFLENRAKDAELQQKAYDKQQAEIAQLETFVAKNIARASTTKRAQSKRKKLENMERVDAPLADAKSASIAFDIEQTSGNDVLAAKKVTFAYSGSDPLFRAVDFSVTRGENIAIIGPNGTGKTTFLKILGNRLAPTEGDVHYGSKVTVGYYDQEQAQLNATKTVLDELWDEHPQDVEKDIRTVLGRFLFSGEDVHKLVHSLSGGEKARLVLAKLMMKKANLLLFDEPTNHLDLDSKEVLEAALIDYPGTMVFISHDRYFLNRMSTRTVEFSGDDKLQTYLGNYDYYLEKKAEAEERAQLQETHAAAPVENKNKQSFKQEKEDKKIARKRRREIEAIENRISQLEEETETLQSSMLEPEVYEDYARANRTQADIDEKETELEQLMEQWEALQLDESQ; from the coding sequence ATGAATATTTTACAATGCGATCGTGTGACCAAGTCTTTTGGTGCTGAAACGATTTTACAAGATATTAAGATGGAAATCAAAAGCGGGGATCGTGTCGCGCTCGTCGGACGAAACGGAAGCGGGAAGACGACGTTGCTCAATATCATTACCGGAGATGCGCCTTACGACAGCGGGTCTGTTTTGATGCCCAAATCGCAAACAATGGGGTTCCTCGCCCAAGATACCGGTCTTGAATCCACACGCACGATTTGGGAAGAAATGTTAACCGTCTTTGCTTCCCTCCGCAGCGTTGAAAATGAGTTGCGCGACCTGGAAGCAAAAATGGCAGACCCTTCCGTCTATGACGATCCGCCGTCCTACGAAGCCGTATTAAAGGAATACGATGAAAAACAAGAGTATTTTCGGTCATCCGGCGGCTATCATTATGAAGCCGATATACGAAGCATCTTGTCAGGGTTGAATTTTGACCGGCTTTCCTATGATTTGCCGATCGCTTCTTTAAGCGGCGGGCAAAAAACACGCCTCGCACTTGGCAAGCTTTTGCTTACAAAACCAGATTTGCTTGTTTTGGACGAGCCTACGAATCATTTGGACATCGAGACGTTAACATGGCTGGAAAATTACTTAAACAGCTATGAAGGCGCGATACTCATCGTCTCCCACGACCGTTATTTTTTGGATAGAGTGGTTACAAAAGTATACGAATTGGCGCATACGAGAACGAAGCTGTACCACGGAAATTACAGTGCGTTTTTGGAAAATAGGGCAAAAGACGCTGAACTTCAGCAAAAAGCGTACGACAAACAACAAGCGGAAATCGCCCAATTGGAAACGTTTGTCGCTAAAAATATCGCGCGCGCCTCGACAACCAAACGAGCGCAAAGTAAACGGAAAAAATTAGAAAATATGGAACGGGTGGACGCACCGCTCGCGGATGCCAAAAGCGCATCAATAGCCTTTGATATTGAGCAAACGAGTGGAAATGACGTGCTGGCGGCAAAAAAAGTCACATTTGCCTACTCCGGCAGCGATCCACTGTTTCGCGCCGTCGACTTTTCGGTGACAAGGGGAGAAAACATCGCCATCATCGGCCCGAACGGAACCGGAAAGACAACGTTTCTTAAAATCCTCGGGAACCGGCTGGCCCCCACGGAAGGAGATGTTCATTACGGCAGCAAAGTAACCGTCGGCTATTATGACCAAGAGCAAGCCCAACTGAATGCGACAAAGACGGTCCTCGATGAATTATGGGACGAGCACCCTCAAGACGTCGAAAAGGACATACGCACAGTGCTTGGTCGGTTTCTTTTTAGCGGCGAAGACGTGCACAAACTTGTCCACAGCCTCAGCGGTGGGGAAAAAGCACGACTCGTCCTCGCCAAACTAATGATGAAAAAAGCAAACTTGCTCCTCTTCGATGAACCGACGAACCACCTGGACCTCGACAGCAAAGAAGTGTTGGAGGCTGCCCTTATCGACTACCCGGGTACGATGGTATTTATTTCACACGATCGCTATTTCCTGAACCGTATGTCCACACGAACCGTCGAGTTCTCCGGAGATGATAAGCTGCAGACGTACCTCGGCAATTATGATTACTACTTGGAAAAGAAAGCGGAAGCCGAAGAACGGGCGCAACTTCAGGAAACTCACGCGGCAGCGCCTGTGGAAAACAAAAATAAACAGTCGTTTAAGCAGGAAAAAGAAGATAAAAAAATCGCCCGCAAAAGACGGCGGGAGATTGAAGCGATTGAAAATAGAATCAGCCAACTGGAAGAAGAAACGGAAACGTTGCAATCGTCCATGCTTGAGCCGGAGGTCTATGAAGACTATGCCCGCGCAAACCGTACGCAAGCAGACATCGATGAAAAGGAAACCGAATTGGAACAACTGATGGAACAATGGGAGGCGTTGCAATTAGACGAATCCCAGTGA
- a CDS encoding redox-sensing transcriptional repressor Rex, with amino-acid sequence MDELQKIPQATARRLPLYYRYLEHFYASGKTKVSSTELSNAVKVDSATIRRDFSYFGALGRKGYGYDVQRLIAFFRKTLDQDEATPVILIGVGNLGKALLHYNFGENNNTRIVKAFDNDEAVIGKSIGGVPVSHMDNLKKEVDESIWAAIVAVPSTAAQEVADRIAGTPIEGILNFTPSRMTVPSHIRVHHIDLSVELQSLIYFLKHYPL; translated from the coding sequence ATGGACGAACTGCAAAAAATTCCACAGGCAACAGCGAGACGTTTGCCGCTTTACTATCGATACTTGGAACATTTCTATGCTTCGGGAAAAACGAAAGTATCTTCGACAGAACTAAGCAATGCAGTCAAAGTTGATTCAGCGACAATTCGGCGGGATTTTTCGTATTTTGGAGCGTTGGGTCGCAAAGGATATGGGTATGACGTCCAACGTTTGATTGCTTTTTTTCGAAAAACGTTGGATCAAGACGAGGCAACACCGGTCATTCTCATCGGTGTCGGGAATCTTGGGAAAGCATTGCTTCATTATAACTTCGGGGAAAACAATAACACGCGAATCGTAAAAGCGTTTGATAATGACGAGGCAGTCATTGGAAAAAGCATCGGTGGCGTCCCCGTTAGTCATATGGACAATTTGAAAAAAGAGGTCGATGAATCGATATGGGCTGCAATTGTTGCCGTGCCGTCGACTGCGGCACAAGAGGTCGCGGATCGGATCGCCGGTACACCCATCGAGGGGATTTTGAATTTCACCCCCTCCCGTATGACGGTGCCCTCGCATATTCGGGTGCATCACATTGATTTGTCGGTGGAATTGCAATCGCTCATCTATTTCTTAAAACATTATCCGCTATGA
- the tatA gene encoding twin-arginine translocase TatA/TatE family subunit → MGGMGGPSIILIIIVALLIFGPGKLPEMGKVAGNTLREFKNATKGLTNDSEEHKKEDKQNQR, encoded by the coding sequence ATGGGAGGAATGGGCGGTCCGAGCATTATTTTAATCATTATTGTCGCTTTGTTGATCTTTGGTCCGGGTAAATTGCCGGAAATGGGCAAAGTAGCCGGAAATACATTGCGTGAATTTAAAAATGCTACGAAGGGACTCACAAATGATTCCGAAGAGCATAAGAAAGAGGACAAGCAAAATCAGAGATAG
- the tatC gene encoding twin-arginine translocase subunit TatC produces the protein MKQREMPFRAHFEELRKRLIFIAIFLVVGLLVGFFLAPPVIAYLQSIPEAQDFPMNAFQLTDPLRVYVNFAFFIAIIIILPVIFYQLWAFIAPGLAEKERKVTLSYIPIAMVLFLGGLAFSYYVLLPYFMEFLGNIAERLNITEQYGINEYFSFLFRITVPFGFLFQLPVVVMFLTRLGLITPNFLHRIRKYAYFVLLVIAGFITPPDLGSHLIVTVPLFLLYELSVVIARYAFRKRMKEEVARQKEMTTSDQ, from the coding sequence ATGAAACAACGGGAGATGCCGTTCCGTGCCCATTTTGAAGAGTTACGGAAACGATTGATCTTTATCGCGATATTTCTTGTCGTAGGGTTGCTTGTCGGTTTTTTCCTGGCGCCCCCCGTTATTGCTTATTTGCAAAGCATCCCTGAAGCGCAGGATTTTCCAATGAACGCGTTTCAATTGACGGATCCGTTGCGCGTATACGTCAACTTTGCTTTTTTTATCGCGATTATTATCATTTTGCCGGTGATTTTCTATCAACTTTGGGCGTTTATCGCCCCGGGCTTGGCGGAAAAAGAACGGAAGGTGACCCTTTCGTATATCCCGATCGCGATGGTTCTTTTTCTGGGAGGGCTCGCTTTTTCGTATTATGTGCTTTTGCCGTATTTCATGGAATTTCTCGGGAACATTGCCGAGCGCCTCAATATTACGGAGCAGTATGGAATTAACGAATATTTTTCTTTCTTGTTTCGGATCACAGTGCCGTTTGGTTTTCTTTTTCAGCTTCCGGTCGTGGTTATGTTTTTGACCCGGCTGGGTCTGATTACACCGAATTTTTTACATCGGATTCGCAAATATGCTTATTTTGTGCTGCTCGTTATTGCCGGCTTTATCACGCCCCCTGATTTGGGGTCTCATCTCATCGTAACCGTACCGCTTTTCTTGTTGTACGAGCTAAGTGTCGTGATTGCCCGATACGCGTTCAGGAAACGAATGAAAGAAGAAGTTGCCCGACAGAAAGAAATGACAACGTCCGATCAATAG
- a CDS encoding MDR family MFS transporter codes for MSASTSSTWDLPIGQKVAMIASLLTGAFMGIINETLLATALPTIQASFDITQSSVQWLTTAFLMTNGIMIPISAYLIERFSTRALFLTAISLFGAGTFIAAIAPAFSILLLGRIVQASGSGIMLPLLMTVLLAIIPVERRGTAMGLMGIVISFGPAIGPTLSGWLLEHFQWRALFITVLPIVLITMTMASIFLKNVTELGKPKLDVPSIILSSFGFGAFLYGFSTASESGWNSPSVLLCIVGGAVIIGLFILRQFRLRSPMLEFRVFKFHIFALAITITMAVLISLIGAETLLPLYMQNVLGFSPLESGLMLLPGAIVIGIMSPITGRLFDKFGAKWLAIIGLSIVTVTTFLFTDLSLETSFTFLTIVYAIRMFGLSFALMPVMTSALNQLPVKWYAHGSAMANTMQQISASIGTAILVTLVSVGAQQYRPESSVTESLIPQLAQIEGFEWAFMGSTILAFIAFLLSLFLRSPKQEKAMTANVQNEAPTN; via the coding sequence ATGAGCGCTTCCACTAGCTCGACCTGGGATTTACCTATAGGTCAAAAAGTAGCCATGATTGCCTCTCTTTTGACTGGCGCGTTCATGGGCATCATTAACGAAACATTACTGGCAACCGCGTTACCGACCATTCAAGCCTCTTTTGATATCACGCAAAGCAGCGTGCAATGGTTAACGACGGCCTTTCTGATGACGAATGGGATTATGATTCCTATCTCAGCTTATTTAATCGAACGGTTCTCCACACGAGCGTTATTCTTAACCGCGATTTCGCTGTTTGGCGCAGGTACTTTCATTGCCGCGATCGCGCCCGCTTTCTCTATTCTTTTGTTAGGCAGGATTGTTCAGGCTTCCGGCTCGGGCATTATGCTCCCGTTGCTAATGACCGTGCTGCTTGCCATCATCCCTGTAGAACGAAGAGGAACCGCGATGGGGCTCATGGGTATTGTGATTTCCTTTGGGCCGGCGATTGGGCCAACGCTTTCCGGTTGGCTCTTAGAACATTTTCAATGGCGTGCTCTGTTTATTACCGTTTTACCCATCGTCTTAATTACGATGACTATGGCTTCCATATTTTTGAAAAATGTCACCGAACTGGGCAAACCGAAGCTAGATGTCCCATCTATCATTCTCTCTTCATTCGGGTTCGGCGCGTTCCTTTATGGGTTCAGCACGGCATCTGAAAGTGGTTGGAACAGCCCCAGTGTACTTCTTTGCATTGTGGGCGGCGCTGTCATTATTGGTCTGTTTATTTTAAGGCAATTTCGCTTACGTTCACCGATGCTTGAATTCCGCGTATTTAAATTTCATATCTTCGCACTCGCGATTACGATTACAATGGCAGTGCTTATTTCATTAATCGGGGCGGAAACGCTGCTTCCTTTGTATATGCAAAATGTACTCGGCTTTTCTCCTCTTGAATCAGGCTTGATGCTCCTTCCCGGAGCGATTGTGATCGGGATTATGTCACCGATAACCGGACGCCTGTTTGATAAGTTCGGAGCAAAGTGGCTTGCCATCATCGGGCTTTCTATTGTAACCGTAACGACGTTCCTATTTACGGATTTATCATTAGAAACGTCCTTCACCTTTTTAACAATCGTGTATGCGATTCGAATGTTCGGACTCTCTTTTGCGCTTATGCCTGTGATGACCTCGGCTTTGAACCAGTTGCCCGTCAAATGGTACGCCCACGGGTCAGCAATGGCGAACACGATGCAACAAATCTCCGCATCTATTGGTACAGCCATTCTCGTCACACTCGTCAGTGTGGGTGCGCAACAGTATCGACCCGAGAGTTCTGTCACTGAAAGTTTGATCCCGCAATTGGCTCAAATTGAAGGCTTTGAATGGGCGTTTATGGGGAGTACCATTCTTGCGTTTATTGCTTTCTTGCTCTCATTATTCCTCCGTTCGCCGAAACAGGAAAAAGCCATGACCGCGAATGTACAAAACGAAGCACCGACCAATTAA
- a CDS encoding DUF418 domain-containing protein, with product MMNKNHTKETDGNPSLARGSVSNNERSLAPDLARGFMLLMIALAHAPLWLDITETNLLGRPEDGGPLSEGINFVSALFVDNRAVPMFAALFGYGMAMMVRRQLSAGTLETESRRLLWRRSLFLLLFGFIHLVFIGGIDILAFYGFAGLLIGWVLFCRDSILLKTILLVLLFSLILIPVVWIGVAYGYGMNIDRTNPDSYLEAMLVNLIRFPFRIIAHLFMHPILLPILVGIWAARKNLLNGTSHRQLLIRIAIIGISFSVMGALPLAMIGIQWWEPRPIMVGLATALQMLSGLAGGFGYLAVFGLIGPIASRTGHFTRSLVALGKRSLTFYVFNETMLVIIMSPVAFGMGRVLNSPGAFVVAVIVWIISLILAAVLERKGIRGPVDALLRRLIYRTSS from the coding sequence ATGATGAATAAAAATCATACAAAGGAAACGGACGGCAACCCCTCACTCGCTCGTGGTTCTGTTTCGAATAATGAGCGTTCGCTTGCCCCGGACTTAGCTCGAGGGTTTATGCTGTTAATGATAGCTTTGGCCCATGCCCCATTGTGGCTCGATATCACGGAGACAAATTTATTAGGCCGTCCGGAAGACGGGGGTCCCCTCAGCGAAGGCATTAACTTCGTTAGTGCTCTATTTGTGGATAATAGAGCAGTCCCTATGTTTGCGGCATTGTTTGGTTACGGGATGGCTATGATGGTTAGACGACAGCTTTCTGCTGGTACGTTAGAGACAGAATCCAGGCGATTATTATGGCGGAGATCCCTGTTCCTCCTACTGTTTGGTTTTATTCATCTTGTATTTATCGGCGGAATTGATATTTTGGCGTTTTATGGATTCGCCGGGCTGCTCATCGGCTGGGTATTATTCTGCCGAGATAGTATTCTTCTAAAAACTATCCTGCTTGTCCTCTTATTTTCTCTCATCCTTATTCCTGTCGTGTGGATTGGAGTCGCGTACGGATATGGAATGAACATAGATAGAACGAACCCGGATTCATATTTAGAGGCTATGCTGGTTAATTTGATTAGATTTCCATTTAGGATCATAGCTCATCTTTTCATGCACCCGATACTTCTCCCTATCCTTGTTGGAATATGGGCGGCACGCAAGAATTTGTTAAATGGTACATCTCATCGCCAACTTTTGATACGCATCGCGATCATTGGGATTTCGTTCTCGGTGATGGGTGCCCTTCCGCTCGCTATGATCGGTATTCAATGGTGGGAGCCGCGGCCAATAATGGTTGGATTAGCCACTGCCCTTCAAATGTTAAGCGGACTTGCTGGCGGCTTTGGGTATCTGGCAGTGTTTGGGCTCATCGGTCCGATTGCTAGTCGAACGGGTCACTTTACCCGTTCATTGGTCGCTTTGGGGAAACGATCGCTCACCTTTTATGTATTCAATGAAACCATGTTGGTTATCATTATGTCACCGGTGGCATTCGGTATGGGGCGGGTATTAAATAGCCCCGGAGCATTTGTGGTCGCCGTGATTGTTTGGATCATAAGTCTTATTTTGGCTGCAGTTTTGGAGCGCAAGGGAATACGCGGGCCGGTAGATGCTTTGTTACGTCGATTAATCTATCGAACCAGTTCATAA
- a CDS encoding DUF4305 domain-containing protein, translating to MRSPGFLSFVYVAIGTLFVLFAVLLVQLEGWGFLPILLLGLAALDYLIAWHFIKKTGKSPNDK from the coding sequence ATGCGCTCACCGGGTTTCTTAAGCTTTGTCTATGTTGCCATCGGAACGTTATTTGTTCTTTTCGCGGTTCTCCTAGTGCAGCTGGAAGGATGGGGCTTCCTTCCAATTTTGCTTCTTGGGTTAGCCGCCCTTGATTATCTCATTGCTTGGCACTTTATAAAAAAAACAGGCAAAAGCCCTAACGATAAGTGA